TCCATCAGCGCGGACTCCACCTCAAAGGGGCCGATGCGGTAGCCGGAGGACTTGATCACGTCGTCGGTGCGGCCCACGTACCAGAGGAAGCCCATCTCGTCGCGGTAGGCCGTGTCGCCGGTGTGGTACAGGTCGTCGTGCCACGCCAGTTGCGTGGTCTCTTTGTCGTGCAGGTAGTGCAGGAACATCCCCGCCGGCGAACCGCCGCCGGCCTCGTCGGTGCGGATGCAGATCTCCCCGGTGACGCCGGCGCCCGCCTCCCGGCCTTCCTCGTCGCAGATCACCATGCGGTAACCCGGGCAGGGCAGACCCGTCGAGCCGAGGCGAGGCTGCATCCACGGGTACGCCGTCCAACAGCAGATGGTCGTTTCCGTCTGGCCGAAGCCCTCGAAGATCTTCATGCCCGTCTGGCGCAGGAAGTTTGAGTACACCTCCGGGTTCAGTGCTTCGCCGGCGGTGGTACAGTGCTTCAGCGAGGAGAGATCCCACTGTGTGAGATCCTCTTTGATGATGTAACGGTACATGGTGGGCGGCGCGCAGAAGGTGGTGACCTTGTAGCGCGACACCTTGTCCAGGATATCGGGCGCGGAGAATTTGTCGAAGTCGTAGACAAGCACCGCGCTGCCGGCCAGCCATTGCCCGTACAGCTTGCCCCAGAGAGATTTGAGCCAGCCGGTGTCGGAGATCGTGAGATGCAGCCCGCCCGCCTCGGCCCGGTGCCAGAAGCAGCCGGTCAGGATGTGTCCCAGCGGATAGGTGAAGGGTTGCGCCACCATCTTGGGGTAGCCGGTGGTGCCGGAGGAGAAGGCCATCAGCATCATGTCGGTGGCCTTGTTGTGCGGCACGGGCCGGGCGAAGGTCTCGGAGGCCGCCGTCACGCCGGCGTCGAAGTCCAGGAAGCCCGGCGCGGCGGCCCCGCCTGTGACGGCCAGCAGCTCGACGGAGGGGGACTCCGGCAGGGCCTGGGTGATGGACCGGGTGATGTCGCCGTCGCCCGTCGCCACGACCATCCGGATGCCGGCGGCGTTGAAACGGTAAACAAAATCTTTGGGTGTCAGCAGGTGGGTGGCCGGCACGGCCACGGCGCCCAATTTGTGCAACGCCAGCAGTGTGTACCAGAACTGGTGGCCGCGTTTGAGTACCAACATGACCATGTCGCCCCGCCTGACGCCCACCGACTGCAGCCAGTTGGCGGTCTTGTCGGTCAGGCGCTTTATGTCGGCAAAGGTGAAAGCCCGCTCCGCGCCGTCCTTGGAGACCCACAGCATCGCGCGCGCGTCCGGAGTCTCGGCGGCCATCACGTCGAGACAGTCATAGGCGAAGTTGAAATCGTCCGGGTAGGTGAGCCGGTAATGGCGCTGCAGGTCGTCCAGCGTGGCGAAGTCGTCCCGGTGGCGGCCGGTGAATTTCTCATACAACGGCATCTTGGTTCTCCCCTTTCATCACGACGGCCAAAAAGGTCGCGG
The Oscillospiraceae bacterium genome window above contains:
- a CDS encoding AMP-binding protein; this encodes MPLYEKFTGRHRDDFATLDDLQRHYRLTYPDDFNFAYDCLDVMAAETPDARAMLWVSKDGAERAFTFADIKRLTDKTANWLQSVGVRRGDMVMLVLKRGHQFWYTLLALHKLGAVAVPATHLLTPKDFVYRFNAAGIRMVVATGDGDITRSITQALPESPSVELLAVTGGAAAPGFLDFDAGVTAASETFARPVPHNKATDMMLMAFSSGTTGYPKMVAQPFTYPLGHILTGCFWHRAEAGGLHLTISDTGWLKSLWGKLYGQWLAGSAVLVYDFDKFSAPDILDKVSRYKVTTFCAPPTMYRYIIKEDLTQWDLSSLKHCTTAGEALNPEVYSNFLRQTGMKIFEGFGQTETTICCWTAYPWMQPRLGSTGLPCPGYRMVICDEEGREAGAGVTGEICIRTDEAGGGSPAGMFLHYLHDKETTQLAWHDDLYHTGDTAYRDEMGFLWYVGRTDDVIKSSGYRIGPFEVESALMEHPSVVECAVTGVPDPDRGFAVKATIVLANGFTGTPALTKELQQHVKKVTAPYKYPRVVEYVDVLPKTISGKIRRVEIRERDSMNG